TCAGGTCGGCCAGTTTCCACAGCAGGTTCTGCCGTTCGCGCGGGCGCATGCGGCTCCAGGGGGAGTCGTCGAATGCCTGGCGGGCCGCGCGCACGGCGCGGTCGACATCGGCGGCGGTGCTGGCCGGTACCTGGCACAGCACTTCGCCGCTGGCCGGGTTGCGCAGGTCCATCAGCGCGCCATCGCTGGCGGAGGTCCAGTCGGCGCCGATGAGCATCTTCGGTGCGCGCTGCAGGAAGGCGCGTGATTCTGGCTTGATGGGCAGGGAAGCGAGCATTGCGGTTGCCTCTTGTTGTCTGTTCACGGAACGTTGAGGCGGAATATCGCAACGGCTGTGCCAATGCTGGTTGGTTCGTTCAATTATTTGAATTTAAAGGGATTTATTCGGTATTCGGTAGTGAGATGAAGAAGCCGCTGTCGCAATGTGCGACAGCGGCTGAGACGACCGCCAGCGGGATGAGCCTGGCCATCCCGCCATGCGGCCTCAGGTGTGGGTGATATCCCGGTCCTTGGTTTCCGGCAGGAAGAAGATGCCGAGGATGGCGGTCATCACCGCGATGACGATGGGGTACCAGAGGCCGTAGTAGATGTCGCCGGTGGCCGCGACCATTGCGAAGGCTACGGTGGGCAGGAAGCCGCCGAACCAGCCGTTGCCGATGTGGTAGGGCAGCGACATGGAGGTATAGCGGATGCGCGCCGGGAACAGCTCCACCAGCCAGGCGGCGATCGGGCCGTAGACCATCGTTACGTAGATCACGAGGATGGTCAGCAGCACCAGCATCATCAGGTGGTTGATCTTCGCGGGGTCGGCCTTCTCGGGGTAGCCGGCGTCCTTGAGCGCGCTGCTCATCTGCGCGGTGAAGGCGTCGGACTGTGCCTTGAACTCTGCGGCTGCCATGCCACTGCCTTCGAAGCTGGCGATGACCTTGTCGCCGATGTGTATCTGGGCGACTGCGCCGGTCTCGGCCTTGATGTTTTCGTAGGGAATGGCCTTCTTCGCCAGCAGGCTCTTGGCCATGTCGCAGGAGCTGATGAATTTCGCCTTGCCGACCGGATCGAACTGGAAGGAGCAGGCGGCGGGATCGGCCACGACGGTGACCGGGTTCTTCTCTTGGGCGGCGAAGACGTCGGGATTACCGAACTGGGTCAGCCCGTGGAAGATCGGGAAGTAGGTGAGCGCGGCGAGGATGCAGCCGGTCATGATGATCTTCTTGCGGCCGATCCGGTCGGAGAGGCTGCCGAAGAACACGAAGAACGGCGTGCCCAGCAGCAGCGAGCCGGCGATCAGCAGGTTGGCGGTCTGCGCGTCGATCTTGAGCGTCTGCAACAGGAAGAACAGCGCGTAGAACTGCCCGGTGTACCAGACCACGGCCTGGCCGGCGGTGCCGCCGAGCAGCGACATGATCACCACCTTGAGATTTTCCCAGCGGCCGAAGGATTCGGTCAGCGGCGCCTTGGATGCCTTGCCCTCGGCTTTCATCTTCTGGAACACCGGCGACTCGGAGAGTTGCAGGCGGATGTAGACGGAGATGATCAGCAGCAGGATCGACAGCAGGAAGGGAACCCGCCAGCCCCAGGCTTCGAACGCTTCGGTGCCCAGCACGGTGCGGCAGGCCATGATCACCAGCAGCGAGAGGAACAGGCCCAGCGTTGCGGTGGTCTGGATCCACGAGGTGAAGAAGCCACGCTTGCCCTTGGGCGCATGTTCCGCCACGTAGGTCGCCGCGCCGCCGTATTCGCCCCCCAGGGCCAGGCCCTGTAGCAGGCGCAGGGTGACGAGGATAATCGGCGCCGCGACGCCGATGGTGGCGTAGGCCGGCAGCAGGCCGACGACGGCGGTGGATACGCCCATGATGACGATGGTGATGAGGAAGGTGTGCTTGCGTCCGATCATGTCGCCCAGCCGCCCGAACACGATGGCGCCGAATGGCCGCACCGCGAAGCCGGCAGCGAAGGCCAGCAGGGCGAAGATGAAGGCGGTGGTGTCGTTGACTCCGGCGAAGAAGTGCTTGGCGATGATCGCTGCGAGGGAGCCGTAGAGGTAGAAGTCGTACCACTCGAATACGGTGCCGAGGGAGGAGGCAAAGATGACCTTGCGCTCCTCCTTGGTCACGCCGGTGGAAGGCGCATTGCCCGCGGACGGGCTGTATGTCTGTGCCATGTTCGTCTCCGTCTTGTTCTTGTGATGGGCCGGAGTCCCTCAATACCGTTACCGCACTCGAGCCCAGGGCTGATGTCAGGTCATACGGATTGCTGATGCGTGAAAACAGGCAGGCCTGCATCGCTGCAAGGTCATCGGAAAGCATAATCGCCATGCCGCAGATATCCACCCGCAAGCCCGCGTGGGCCGTGGGTTGGCGCGCATGGTGCGGGCGTTCTGGACATGCCCGGCGGCGCGAGGTGTCTGGCCGGCGCCTTGTTATGTGGCGTTCCGCGATGCGAATTCTGCGCAATTAGACCATCGTATAAGTCTGGCTGGGCTGTCTCAGCCTGATACAGCCGTCGCGTATTGCCACGCCCGGTAATCCGCTCGATTCGCCCAATCGTTTGTTTCCCAAGGAGTTTTGCCCCTGGCACGCAATGTGAGAGGAGCAGGGCTCGTTCCGTATGGGGTGCCAGGCGCCGTTAAAGGAAGGGAGGCTAGCTTGAAGAGGATGTCGTCGTGGATTCCGGGATTGGGCGCTGCCGCGGTGGCTTGCGCCCTGGTGTGGTGGCTGCCGTCGCTGGGTAACGGCCTATTGTGGCTGGTGGCCGCGAGCATCGTCGCGGGGGCGCTGTGGCCGGAGCTGCGGCGGCGGTGCTGGCCCGTGGCGCTGGGCGTGTTGGTTGGCGCCTGCCTGGCGCTGGTGCTGCACCTGCTGACGGATCATTTCCAGCTCCGCTACGCCTGGCTCTACAGCAGTGCGGCGTTGCCCGACTATCTGAAGATGTCCAATCTCTGGGGCGGCGACGAAGGCACTGTGCTGTTGCTGGCGACATTCTGCATGGCCATCGCCCAGCGTTCCGCCGGGCTGCCCGGCTGGGCGGGTCATGGCACGGCGCTGATCGCCGCGTGGTACGCGGCGACCACCGCCTGGCTCGGGCCGTTCAGTGCGACTCCGGCGGACTGGCTGGCTGCCCAGCCGAGCCAGGGTATGAATGCGCATCTGCAGACGTTCTGGATGTCGCTGCATGCGCCGCTGATTCTCTGCGCCTACGCCTGGGTGCTGGCGCCGGCGGGTGCGGCGCTGGCTGCGCTGGGGCAGGGCGGCAGCGCCTATGCCTGGGTGATGCCGCGCTATAGCCGCCGCGCCTGGCTGATTCTCAGCGCTGGCATCGGCGTGGGCATGGTCTGGGCGATGGAGGATTTCACCTACGGCCAGCTCTGGCACTGGGACCCGGTGCAGACCTCGGCCTTCATTATCTGGGCGCTGCTCGGCGCGGTGCTGCATGGCGCCCGACGCTGGCGCGCGGATGGCCCGCATGGGCGCCTGCTGCCGTTGCTCAGTCTTTTGGCGGCGGCGATGGCCTGCGGCGCGATGGCGGTGACCCGCAGCACGGTGCTGGCGAGCTCGCATCGCTACATCGGGACGACATCCTGGCTGGCCCACCTGGCGCTGGCCGCCGTGTTGCTGGCGCTGGCCGTCGCCTATCTGTTCGCCGGGCGACGGCACGAGCGCCGTGGCCGCCGCGGCACCACCGACTGGACACTGGACGTGGCGATCTATCTGTTCGCCGGTGTCGCCGTGCTGGCGCTGGCCGCGTTGCTGCAGGCGCATCTTTATGAGTGGCTGGGCATGGAGCGGCCAGGTGAACTGAAGCCATTCTTCGAGACGCTCACCGCCTGGGCGACCACCGATGAGATGAACAGCCTGCGCCGCGCCTTCGATCAGTGGGACGTGAACGGCTACGGCCTGGCGCGCTGGCTGCTGCCGCTGCTGGCCGGCCTCGGCCTGGTTGGCGGCTACAGCTTCCTGCGCCGCTGCGGCCGGCCACGCCTGGCCCTGGCGGCGACGCTGGCGATGGCGCTGCTGATGGGGTCGGTCGCCTGGCGCGGTGGCTGGCTGAGCGATGGCTACAGCGGCGAGGGCATGCTTTCGCAGAATGTCGTGGCGGTTCTGCCGTGGCTGGATGCGGCGCTGCTGGGTGGTCTGTTCCTGATGTTCTGCTGCGTGTTCTGGGGCGTACTGGGCCTGTGGCGCAGCCGGCGCCTGGGCAACCTGCGCTACAGCGGCGGGCTGGCGCTGGTGCACGGCGGTGCGGTGGTGGCGCTGGTGGGCGGGTTGGCGGCTACCGCGCTGAACACCTACCAGCAGGTGACCATCGCGCCGGGCACCTCGTTCGAGCAATGGCATCCGGTGATCGGCGGCATGCAGTTGCGCGTGCTGCCAGACACCAGCCGCCCGGACTTCTCCGGCTACCACGCGCTGGCGCGGGTGGAGTTGCGCGATGGCGACCGGCAGCTCGCCGGTCACGCTCTGTTCCAGGACAGCCGAGGCCAGCCGCCGGCCTACCAGGGGCCGGTGCGGCAGCTCTGCGAGATTCTCGACTACCACTACGCGCGCTTCGCCTCCGACCGTGGCTATGTGCTGCATCCGTTCATCGTGCGCGGCCTGGGCAGCGACCTGCAGGTATGGGTGCCAGCCTCGCCACGCCTGCTCAATCGCAGTGGCGAGGAGATCGAGAGCGTGGTGGTGATCCGGCGCTTCCCATTCCTCTCGCTGGTCTGGATCGGTCTGCTGGCGATGCTGCTCGGCGCCCTGGTGCTGCCTGCGGGCGGCGCTTTGCGCCAGCGCGGCCATACTGCCTTGCAGGGCGTCGCAGGGGCGGTGTCTCAGAGTTAGACAGCAATCGCGAAATTAGACGTATCGAGCCTCGGCAGGCTTGCCGGAGGCGCCGGCGAATCCCGCCGCAAGCCCGATGTGGCGGGGTTTTCCCAGTAGTGGCATACAACCTGCTATCTCGCAGGTAGAGCTAGACGGAATCGCTCTTAGCCCATCGGTGGGCACAAGAATTTCAACAAGAATACCGAGGAGGCCTGATCTTGAAGATGACTCGACTTCGGCACTATCTGGGCGCCGGAACCCTCGCCGCGCTGGCCCTTGCGTTGCACCAGCCGGCGCAGGCGGCGGAGGATGGGCAAACCATCATCAACGCCAAATGCCAGGCGTGCCACACCCCTGAGGGCAACAATTCCCTGAGCCGCATCAGCCACCAGCGCAAGACGCCGGAAGGCTGGCTGATGAGCATTGCGCGCATGCAGGTGATGTACGGCCTGAAGATCACCGACGAGGAGCGCCGCTCGGTGGTCAAGTTCCTCGCCGACAAGCAGGGCCTGGCGCCCAGCGAGACCGACGGCGTGCGCTACGCACTGGAGCGCCGGCTGAATACGGTCGAGCACTTCGATACCAACTTCGAGCAGATGTGCGCCCGCTGTCACTCGGCTGCGCGCATCGCCCTGCAACGGCGCCCGGCGGCGGAGTGGGAGAAACTGGTGAACTTCCATCTGGGCCGCTGGCCGTCGCTGGAATACCAGGCGCTGTCCCGCGACCGCGACTGGTTCGACCTGGCCAGGAAGGAGATGGTCCCGGAGCTGGCCAAGCGCTTCCCGCTGGATAACCAGGCGTGGAGCGACTGGAAGAAAGACCGTCCGAAGGCCGAGTCGCTGGCCGGGGAGTGGAGCTTCGCCGGGCACATGCCGGGCCGTGGCGATATCTCCGGTGTGATGAGCGTGGCCAGCAAGGGCGGCGATCAGTTCAAAGTCGCCGTGAAGGGCAAGTTCGCCGACGGCGAAGCGTTCGATGGCGAAGGCAGTGCGGTGCTGTACAACGGCTACGAGTGGCGCGGCAACGTCGCCATCGGCGATACCACCATGCGTCAGGTGTTCGCCGCACTGAACGGTCGGATGCAGGGCCGCATGTTCGACAAGAGCCATGACGAGCGCGGGCTGGATTTCGTTGCCGCACAGCAGGGCAGTTCCCGTGTGCTGGGCGTGCAGCCGGCGTATCTGAAGGCGGGCGGCGAGGCGGAGGTCAGCGTGATCGGCAGTGGTCTTTCCGGTACGCCGTCGTTCGGTCCCGGAGTCGAGGTGCTGTCGGTGGTCGCGCAGTCGCCGGAGCGTGTGACGGTGAAGGTCAAGGCCAGCGATTCCGCCGCAGTGGGCGAGCGTGACGTGACCGTGGGCACCGCCAAGGGCGGCAGCCTGGCGGTGTACAAGGAAATCGCCGAAGTGAAGGTGGTGCCGGAGTTCTCGGTATCGCGCATCGGCGGCAATGGCGGCTCCACGCCGAAGGTCCAGGGTAGCTTCGATGCCGAGGCCTGGGGCAAGGGGGCCGACGGAAAGCCGTTCCGCATCGGCGTGTTCCCCGCCCAGTGGTCGGTGGAGCCGTTCGACGATCGCGCCAGGGAAGACCAGGACGTGAAGTTCGCCGGTGAGATGGACGCCGCCACGGGCATCTTCACCCCGGGCGATGCCGGCCCGAACCCGGCGCGCAAGATGATGACCAACAACGCCGGCAACCTGAAGGTGATCGCCGCGGTGGACGACGCGGGCCAGTCGCACAAGGGCGAAGGGCACATGATCGTGACCGTGCAGCGTTGGAACAACCCGCCTATCCCGTAACCCACGGGAAGGATGATCCGAGCGCCCCTCCAGGGGCCAGGCCGGGATCGAGCGAGCAGGCGGCGGGTGACCCGCGCCGTCCTGCGGCAATCGGCACAGGCCCTGGGTGGGGGTAACGAGTATGTTCCGGGAGGTCGTCTCATGGGCGCCATCTTGAATCTGGTCGAACGCAACCTGCACGAAGTGCGGGTGGATGCCGACCGACTGTTGTTCCACATCCCCAGTTCCTCGCTGTTCGCCAGCGACGAGCTGACCGGCGGGATCATCGACGCGCTGCGCGGGCATGCCTGCTCGCCGGACGAACTGAGCCAACGCCTGGGCGGACGCTTCGCCGCCGCCGAGATCGACGAGACCCTGCGCGAGCTGATCGCGCTGGAGCTGGTCAGCGACGGCTCGCCGCTGACGCCGGAGGTCGGCATCAGGAAGGTCGATCGCACGGCGATCAACACCGTGGTGCTGAACGTCAACACCGGCTGCAACCTTTCCTGCACCTATTGCTACAAGGAGGACCTGGACAAGCCCTCCGCCGGCAAGAAGATGGGTGCGGAAACCGCTGAAGCCTCGGTGGAAATGCTGCTCAGGGAGTCGCCCGACGAGCAGCGCTACACCGTGGTGTTCTTCGGTGGCGAACCGCTGTCGAACCGCTCGCTGATCGAGCACATGGTTGCCTATTGCGAGCGGCGCTTCGGCGAGCTGGGCAAGCAGGTGGAGTTCGTCATGACCACCAACGCCACGCTGCTCACCGAGGAGATCGTCGACTGGCTGAACGCCCATCGCTTCGGCCTGTCGGTGAGTATCGACGGGCCGAAGACCGTGCACGACCGCAATCGCATCACCGTGGGCGGGCAGGGCACCTATGACGTGGTACGGCGCAAGGCCGAGATGCTGCTGTCGCGCTACCGCAGCCGCCCGGTCGGGGCGCGGGTGACACTGACCACTGGAGTCACCGATGTCGAAACCATCTGGGATCACCTGTTCAATGAACTGGGCTTCGCCGAGGTCGGCTTCGCGCCGGTGACTTCCGGCGACATCAGCAGCTTCAACCTCACCAGCGATGAGCTCAAGCAGGTCTTCGCCAACATGAAGGCGCTGGGTCGTCGCTACCTCGCCGAGGCGCTGGAAGGGCGCAACATCGGCTTCTCCAACCTGCACCAGTTGATCACCGACATCCACGAAGGGCAGAAAAAGGCCCTGCCGTGCGGTGCCGGCCTGAAGATGCTGGCAGTGGACCACAAGGGCGAGCTGAACCTCTGCCACCGCTTCACCGGGTCATCGTTGCCGACCTTCGGCAACGTGCACGAGGGCGTGAAGCAGGCCGAGCTGAATGACTTCCTGTCACAACGTCTGGATCGCACCAACACCGGCTGCGACAGTTGCCGCATCCGCAATCTCTGTTCCGGCGGCTGCTATCACGAGAGCTACGCGCGCTACGGCGATCCGGCGCACCCCACCTACCACTACTGCGAACTGATGAGGGATTGGGTCGACTTCGGAATCGAGGTCTACAGCCGGATCATGGCTGCCAACCCCAGCTTCATCGACCGCCACATCACTCCGCGGAAGGCGCACTGACATGAAACATCTCAAGCCGATCAACAACAAAGCACAGAAGCTCGAACAGGCTGCCGCCGAGGATCGCATCGAGGACGTGGTGGCGATGAACTCCGTCGCCGGCTGCGCATCGACCACCGATCCGGGCTGGGAAATCGACGTGTTCGGTGGCGTCTCGTCGCTCTGCCAGCCGATGGAGGCCGACCTCTACGGTTGCTCCGACCCCTGCTGGTGGCCGGCGCAGGTGCCGGACATGATGAGCACCTATCCCGACTGGAACAAGGATGCCCAGGCCTCCGCGGAGAACTGGCGCAACCTTGGCACCGTATTCCCGGACGACAAATGAGCGGACAGAAGAACAAGAGGAAGAATTGCATGTCCAGAAAAGCATTCGCCGCCGTTCTCGGCGGTCTCTCGCTGGCCTGCGCGCTGCATGCCGCCGCCGACGAGAGCAAGGCGCTGGAAGCCGGTCATGAGTACCTGATCAGCACCAACTATCCGAACAACCTGCATGTGGTCGACATGCAGACCGACAAGCTCTACAAGACCTGCACCATTCCTGGCGCGTATGGCCCGGGCATGACGCAGTTGTCGCCGGACCGCAAGGTCGCCTACATCCTCAGCAACCACTACGCGGACATCTATGGCATCCGCCTCGACGACTGCAAGCCGGTATTCCACGCCACCATCGCGCAGAAGCCGGGGGAGAACGCGCGGGCGATGTTCTCCATGACCGTCAGCCATGACGGCAAGGAGATCTACGCTGTCGCCAACCCGACGCTGATCCTCGCCGAGCACTACGAGGTGCAGCAACCGCGCTTGCAGGTGTACTCGGTGGCCGACGGCATGAGCGCCAGGCCGGTGCGTACTTTCCCGGCGCCGCGCCAGCTCACCATCATGCAGACCGGCGACGACGGCACCCTCTATGTGGCAGGGCCGGACATCTACAAGGTGGACGTGAAGACCGGCAAATTCGAGGTGGTCATCCCCAGCCGCAACTGGAAGCGCCCGAACTACTCGCCGCCGGATGTGCTGTATGTGTGGAACCAGCAGACTTATCCGCGCGACTTCTCGTTGCTCTACACCACGGCGAAGTTCAAGGACGCCAAGCAGGATCCGGCCACCGCTGACTTCCTCTACGGTTTCTTCAACATCGACCTGGCCACCGGCAAGACCGAGACCGTCGACTTCGGGCCGGTTACCGAGGTGTACTTCAGCGGCATCCGCTCGGCCAAGGATCGCAACGTGGTGTACGGCGTGCTGAATCGCCTGGCCAAGTACGACATCAAGGAGCAGAAGCTGATCAAGGCCGCCAACCTCGATCACTCCTACTACTGCCTGTCCACCAACAAGGCCGGCACCAAGCTGTACCTCACCGGCACCCTCAACGACGTGGCGATCTTCGACGCCGACAGCCTGGAGCGCATCGGCGACCTCAAGCTGCCCGGCGGTGACATGGCGATCACCACCAGCCAGGCGTTCGTCGCCAACTGATCGGCTGAAAGAACTGCCCGGGGACGCAATGCCCCGGGCAGGTTTTCCGGTGGCGCGGACCTCAGCCGTCGGGTTCCGCGCTCAGGTAACGCTGGGCACCGCAGCGCATGCAGCGCTGGCACAGCATCGGCACATTGCCAACTTCCGTCAGATTCCCTTCATCCCAAAGACATCCCAGGAAAAAGCAGCGCAATCGCATGTGTCCTCCTCCGGATCGCTCCGGTTCGCAGACGGGCAGAAAATGCAGGTGACGCTCCTGGCTTGTTCTTGTGTGGAGGCGCCTGGAAGCCTCGCCCCGGCTGTCTAGAATGGGCAATCTAAAGTGCTGAACGGCCGCTGGCGGAAGCCGGTGTGCGTACGCCCTTGAAGGTGTGAAGTTTCTGGCACTCATTGGAGTCAATAAATTGACTGAATTCGGGTTTTTCTAAATTTCAGCGACAAATAAATGTCGTCCTTTTGATGCTTTTTGGCTATAATCAATCAACAGGTTAGGGACAACTCACAGAGACTCTCCATGAATACCGCGTCACCCCTGGTAGCAGTCATTGGCAACGCTTCCTCCCGTTACAGTGGCAGCGAGCTGGACCATTTCGCCGAGCTGGCCAGCCTGCACTCGGCGGCGACCTACGATGTGCTGCTGCTACCTGCCTGGCGTCCAGGCCGGGCAGATACTCCGCAACTTGCGCCAGGAGCCGCGCTATCGCTTCTCGCTGATCTATTGCTGCCAGGACCTCGACCCCTGGTGTATCGCGTTGGGAGATGGCGCGCCGCCGGCCGATGTGGGTGCCATCACACCGCTCTGGCGCCTGTGGCGCGAGCGCTTCAGCCTGTTCAACCGCGGACAGGCCCCGGCGCGCTTCGAGGAGCGCGTACTGGCCTGGCTGTGGCTGCGCTCCCGCGGGGACGTGCATGCCGTGCGCGATACCTCCGTGCCCCAGCACTACCGCTACCCGATTCTCGAAGCGCTGAGCGATAGCGAGGAGGTCAATGCCTTCTCCTGGCTGCAACTGATGGGGCAGCACGGCTGGCTGGAGGAGGGCGAGTTGCTCGACCGCCTGCGGCTGTGCACCGACTGTGGTTCGGGGCGCCTGAACTACGTGGATGTGTGCCCGGAGTGCCAGGCCCTGGACATCGGCCGCCAGCCATCGCTGCACTGCTTCACCTGTGGGCACGTCGGGCCCCAGGAACACTTCCTCAAGGATGGCCTGCTGCTGTGTCCGAACTGCCTGACTCGTCTGCGCCACATCGGCAGTGACTACGACCGCCCCCTTGAAAACTACCGCTGCCGCAGCTGCCAGGCGTTCTTCGTCGATGCCGCCGTGGAGGCGCGTTGCCTGGACTGCGGGGAGAAGCACGAGCCGGACAAGCTGCGGGTGCGTGAGGTGCGTCACTTCCGCATTGCCGAGGCAGGGCGTCTGCGTTGCCGCGAAGGCTTCGCCGCCACCACGGCGAACATGGAACGCTTCGGCAATCTCAGCCTGTTGCCGCGTCAGGCATTCATGGAGTTGCTCACCTGGCAGTTGCAGCTCACCGCGCGACACCGCAATCCGCCGTTCTCCCTGCTCGGGCTGCGCTTCGTCAACCTTTTGGAAACCCTCGCCGAACTGGGCGAGATGCGTGGCCATGCCCTGGTCGATGGGCTGGTGGAGCGTCTGCAGGAAGCCGTGCGGGAAACGGACCGTTGCTCGCGCATGAGCGAGGAGGTGCTCTGGGTGCTCATGCCGCAAACCGACGCCGCCGGGCTGGAGGTGGTGCGCCAGCGCCTGACCAGGGGCGCCGAACAATTGACACAGGAGAAGGCAACGCGCATCGAGGTCCGCCATGTAGGCTTCACCGCCCCGGACGACCAGTTGGAGCAGGAAGACGCTGCCCTGCTGCTGGCCAGGCTGGGCGGGCAACTCGGCTGACGCATGGACGCCTTCATCGAGCAATGGCTGTTGCTGATCGGGGAGTTCGCCCGTAGCGGCGGATTCTTCCAGGCGACCTTCATGTTGCTGCCGGCATTCCTGCTCCTGGAGGTGCCGCTCAACCTGCTGGTCCTGATCGGCGTGCTGCGCTGGTTCATCCGCAAGCCGTTCGAGCTGCCCAAGGACAACGGCTACCGCCCGCGCGTGTCCTGCATCATCACCTGCTACAGCGAAGGCCGGGACGTGCAGACGACCCTGCTGAGCCTGTGCGAGCAGACCTATCCGGGCTACATCGAGATGATCCCGGTCGTCGACGGCGCGGCGGTCAACAAGCCCACCATGCAGGCGGTGCGGGACTTCCGCGTCGATCCGACGCTGTACTCGCGTCGCCTGCTGCGGCCCATCGCCAAATGGCAGCGCGGGGGCAGGGTGTCGTCGCTCAATGCAGGCCTCGCGCATTGCACGGGCGAGATCATCATGGCGCTGGACGGCGACACGTCTTTCGACAACGACATGGTCAGCAGGATCGTCCGGCATTTCGCCGACCCTGACGTACCGGCGGTGGCGGGCAGCCTGCGGGTGCGCAACGCCTGGGCCTCGGTCACTACGGCCATGCAGGCGCTGGAGTACCAGTTGTCGATCCACATGGCCAAGATCGGCCTGAGCGAATGGAACCTGGTGAACAACGTCTCCGGTGCATTCGGCGCCTTCCGCCGCAGCTTCCTCGACAAGATCGGTGGCTGGGACACCCACACGGCGGAAGACCTGGATCTCACCCTGCGGATCAAGAACTACTTCGGCCGCAAGCCGCTGCGCATTCCCTTCGAACCCGGTGCCATCGGTCATACCGATGCGCCGGTGAAATTCTTCCAGTTCCTCCAGCAGCGGCTGCGCTGGGATGGCGACCTCTACTTCCTCTACATCCGCAAGCATCGCCACAGCTTCAACCCGCGCCTGCTCGGCTGGCCGAACTTCCTGATGACGCTGATGACCGGTTTCTTCTTCCAGCTGGTGCTGCCGTTCATCATTTTCGGCTACTGCGTGATCGGCCCCCTGGTCGTGCCCTTGCCGCGCTTCCTCGCCCTGGCATCGCTCATCTACCTGGTTTACCTGGGCATGACCCTGCTGCTGTACGCCGTCATGCTGTTGCTGGTCTCCGAGCGCCCGCGCAAGGACCTGAAGCTGTTCCCGGTGGTCTTTGTCTTTCCCCTGTTCATGCTGGTCATGCGCCTGTGGAGCGCGGTGGCCATGCTCAACGAGGCCCTGCGCCGCGGCCACGAAGAAACCAGCATGGCGCCCTGGTGGGTGCTACGTAAGGCAAAGAGGTTCTGATCGATGATGCGTCACCTGCTCCTTGGCTCCCTGCTGCTGGCCGCCGGCATTTCCCGGGCCGACGTACTGCCGTTGTCGCAGGTACTCCAAAGCGCCGACGACAGTGCTGCCATGCAGGCCAGCAATGCCGGCCTGCAGGCGCTGGATGCACTCAAGGAGCAGCGCGAGGCCGAAGCGGGCTGGCAATGGTTCGGTGCGGCCAGCGCGGGCCACTATCGCGAACTGGTGACCGAAAGTGTGATCGACACCTACTACGGCCGGGACCTGGCGCTGGGCTTGCGCCATCCCTTGCTGGGCAGCCTGCGGCGCCAGGTCCAGGCGGTTTCTGCCGTTGAACTGGAACAGCAGCGCCAGCAGTCCCGCCGTCTGCTGCAAAAAGCCGAGCAGCGCCTGGCGCTGCGCAGCGCCTACGCCGACTGGTGGCGTGCGGAAGAGGAAAACCGCTGGTGCCAGGGCCTGCTGCCGGCTGCGTCGAGCGCGCGCGAGCGGCTGGCCCTGCGCCAGCGCCAGGGCTGGGTGCTGCCATCCCAGGCGAAGCTGCTGGATGGCCAGTGGCAGGCCCTGCAGCGTCGTTGCGCGGCCAGCGCGCGGCTGCTTGACGATACCCGAGCCAGCCTCGCCGAACTTTCCGGGCTGGACATCACCGCCAGCCAGCAGGCCCAGGCGGAATCGCTGGCCACGCGGGTCCAGCCGTTGACCAGTTGGCGCCAGGCACTGGAAGGACATCCGCGTCTGCGCGAGCGCCAGGATGAAGTGCGCGATGCCGAGCGCAACCTGAACTCGCCCTGGTATGACAGCATCGACTCCAGCTTCAGTGTCGCGCAG
The Pseudomonas triclosanedens DNA segment above includes these coding regions:
- a CDS encoding MFS transporter, yielding MAQTYSPSAGNAPSTGVTKEERKVIFASSLGTVFEWYDFYLYGSLAAIIAKHFFAGVNDTTAFIFALLAFAAGFAVRPFGAIVFGRLGDMIGRKHTFLITIVIMGVSTAVVGLLPAYATIGVAAPIILVTLRLLQGLALGGEYGGAATYVAEHAPKGKRGFFTSWIQTTATLGLFLSLLVIMACRTVLGTEAFEAWGWRVPFLLSILLLIISVYIRLQLSESPVFQKMKAEGKASKAPLTESFGRWENLKVVIMSLLGGTAGQAVVWYTGQFYALFFLLQTLKIDAQTANLLIAGSLLLGTPFFVFFGSLSDRIGRKKIIMTGCILAALTYFPIFHGLTQFGNPDVFAAQEKNPVTVVADPAACSFQFDPVGKAKFISSCDMAKSLLAKKAIPYENIKAETGAVAQIHIGDKVIASFEGSGMAAAEFKAQSDAFTAQMSSALKDAGYPEKADPAKINHLMMLVLLTILVIYVTMVYGPIAAWLVELFPARIRYTSMSLPYHIGNGWFGGFLPTVAFAMVAATGDIYYGLWYPIVIAVMTAILGIFFLPETKDRDITHT
- the ccsA gene encoding cytochrome c biogenesis protein CcsA, translated to MSSWIPGLGAAAVACALVWWLPSLGNGLLWLVAASIVAGALWPELRRRCWPVALGVLVGACLALVLHLLTDHFQLRYAWLYSSAALPDYLKMSNLWGGDEGTVLLLATFCMAIAQRSAGLPGWAGHGTALIAAWYAATTAWLGPFSATPADWLAAQPSQGMNAHLQTFWMSLHAPLILCAYAWVLAPAGAALAALGQGGSAYAWVMPRYSRRAWLILSAGIGVGMVWAMEDFTYGQLWHWDPVQTSAFIIWALLGAVLHGARRWRADGPHGRLLPLLSLLAAAMACGAMAVTRSTVLASSHRYIGTTSWLAHLALAAVLLALAVAYLFAGRRHERRGRRGTTDWTLDVAIYLFAGVAVLALAALLQAHLYEWLGMERPGELKPFFETLTAWATTDEMNSLRRAFDQWDVNGYGLARWLLPLLAGLGLVGGYSFLRRCGRPRLALAATLAMALLMGSVAWRGGWLSDGYSGEGMLSQNVVAVLPWLDAALLGGLFLMFCCVFWGVLGLWRSRRLGNLRYSGGLALVHGGAVVALVGGLAATALNTYQQVTIAPGTSFEQWHPVIGGMQLRVLPDTSRPDFSGYHALARVELRDGDRQLAGHALFQDSRGQPPAYQGPVRQLCEILDYHYARFASDRGYVLHPFIVRGLGSDLQVWVPASPRLLNRSGEEIESVVVIRRFPFLSLVWIGLLAMLLGALVLPAGGALRQRGHTALQGVAGAVSQS
- the peaA gene encoding quinohemoprotein amine dehydrogenase subunit alpha; its protein translation is MTRLRHYLGAGTLAALALALHQPAQAAEDGQTIINAKCQACHTPEGNNSLSRISHQRKTPEGWLMSIARMQVMYGLKITDEERRSVVKFLADKQGLAPSETDGVRYALERRLNTVEHFDTNFEQMCARCHSAARIALQRRPAAEWEKLVNFHLGRWPSLEYQALSRDRDWFDLARKEMVPELAKRFPLDNQAWSDWKKDRPKAESLAGEWSFAGHMPGRGDISGVMSVASKGGDQFKVAVKGKFADGEAFDGEGSAVLYNGYEWRGNVAIGDTTMRQVFAALNGRMQGRMFDKSHDERGLDFVAAQQGSSRVLGVQPAYLKAGGEAEVSVIGSGLSGTPSFGPGVEVLSVVAQSPERVTVKVKASDSAAVGERDVTVGTAKGGSLAVYKEIAEVKVVPEFSVSRIGGNGGSTPKVQGSFDAEAWGKGADGKPFRIGVFPAQWSVEPFDDRAREDQDVKFAGEMDAATGIFTPGDAGPNPARKMMTNNAGNLKVIAAVDDAGQSHKGEGHMIVTVQRWNNPPIP